Proteins found in one Ptychodera flava strain L36383 chromosome 3, AS_Pfla_20210202, whole genome shotgun sequence genomic segment:
- the LOC139129506 gene encoding zinc finger protein 26-like → MKRHLSQNVIIGYARSREVKVNMSMYTKEELLICKVCSNSFGQNRALQIHIRTHKSERPFVCNVCSKGFAHNETVKVHMPTIEKLFVCQVCSKGFAQNGHLKVHMRAHTNEKPFVCKVCGKGFAENGNLKIHMRTHTNEKPFVCQVCGKGFAHNGNLKIHMRTHTNEKPFVCQVCGKGFAENGKLKVHMRTHTNEKPFVCKVCGKGFTHNGNLKIHMRTHTNEKPFVCQVCGKGFTKNGTLKIHMSTHTNEKPFVCKVCGKGFAHNGNLKIHMRTHTNEKPFVCQVCGKDFARNGTLKVHMRTHTNEKPFVCKVCGKGFAQNGTLKVHMRTHTNEKPFVCQVCGKGFAKNGHLKIHMRTHTNEKPFVCQVCGKGFAHNGNLKIHMRTHTNEKPFVCQVCGKGFAQNGTLKIHMRTHTNEKPFVCKVCGKGFAKNGTLKIHMRTHTNEKPFVCQVCGKGFAENGKLKIHMRTHTNEKPFVCKVCGKGFAHNGNLKIHMRTHTNEKPFVCQVCGKGFAHNGNLKIHMRTHTNEKPFVCQVCGKDFAQNGTLKIHMRTHTNEKPFVCQVCGKGFAENGKLKIHMRTHTNEKPFVCKVCGKGFAHNGNLKIHMRTHTNEKPFVCQVCGKGFAHNGNLKIHMRTHTNEKPFVC, encoded by the coding sequence ATGAAAAGACATTTAAGTCAAAATGTGATTATAGGTTATGCACGTAGTAGAGAAGTCAAAGTCAATATGAGCATGTATACGAAAGAAGAGCTGCTCATCTGCAAAGTGTGTAGTAACAGCTTTGGTCAAAATAGAGCTCTCCAAATTCATATCCGGACACATAAAAGTGAAAGGCCTTTTGTCTGCAACGTGTGTAGTAAGGGCTTTGCTCACAATGAAACTGTCAAAGTTCATATGCCGACAATTGAAAAGCTTTTCGTCTGCCAAGTGTGTAGTAAGGGCTTTGCGCAGAATGGACATCTCAAAGTTCATATGAGggcacatacaaatgaaaagccttttgtctgcaaagtgtgtggtaagggctTTGCTGAGAATGGaaatctcaaaattcatatgaggacacatacaaatgaaaagccttttgtctgccaagtgtgtggtaagggctTTGCTCACAATGGaaatctcaaaattcatatgaggacacatacaaatgaaaagccttttgtttgccaagtgtgtggtaagggctTTGCTGAGAATGGAAAACTCAAAGTCCATATGAGGACACACACGAAtgaaaagccttttgtctgcaaagtgtgtggtaagggctTTACTCACAATGGaaatctcaaaattcatatgaggacacatacaaatgaaaagccttttgtctgccaagtgtgtggtaagggctTTACTAAGAATGgaactctcaaaattcatatgagcacacatacaaatgaaaagccttttgtctgcaaagtgtgtggtaagggctTTGCTCACAATGGaaatctcaaaattcatatgaggacacatacaaatgaaaagccttttgtctgccAAGTGTGTGGTAAGGATTTTGCTCGGAATGGAACTCTAAAAGTccatatgaggacacataccaatgaaaagccttttgtctgcaaagtgtgtggtaagggctTTGCTCAGAATGGAACTCTCAAAGTccatatgaggacacatacaaatgaaaagccttttgtctgccaagtgtgtggtaagggctTTGCTAAGAATGGACATCTAAAAAttcatatgaggacacatacaaatgaaaagccttttgtctgccaagtgtgtggtaagggctTTGCTCACAATGGaaatctcaaaattcatatgaggacacatacaaatgaaaagccttttgtctgccaagtgtgtggtaagggctTTGCTCAGAATGgaactctcaaaattcatatgaggacacatacaaatgaaaagccttttgtctgcaaagtgtgtggtaagggctTTGCTAAGAATGgaactctcaaaattcatatgaggacacatacaaatgaaaagccttttgtctgccaagtgtgtggtaagggctTTGCTGAGAATGGAAAactcaaaattcatatgaggacacatacaaatgaaaagccttttgtctgcaaagtgtgtggtaagggctTTGCTCACAATGGaaatctcaaaattcatatgaggacacatacaaatgaaaagccttttgtctgccaagtgtgtggtaagggctTTGCTCACAATGGaaatctcaaaattcatatgaggacacatacaaatgaaaagccttttgtctgccAAGTGTGTGGTAAGGATTTTGCTCAGAATGgaactctcaaaattcatatgaggacacatacaaatgaaaagccttttgtctgccaagtgtgtggtaagggctTTGCTGAGAATGGAAAactcaaaattcatatgaggacacatacaaatgaaaaaccttttgtctgcaaagtgtgtggtaagggctTTGCTCACAATGGaaatctcaaaattcatatgaggacacatacaaatgaaaagccttttgtctgccaagtgtgtggtaagggctTTGCTCACAATGGaaatctcaaaattcatatgaggacacatacaaatgaaaagccttttgtctgcTAA